Genomic window (Syntrophales bacterium):
TTCCCGCGCCGGACATGCCGGCGGACGCTTGTCATGGATTCCATTTTCCCTCGTCTTGCCTTTCCCGGATCCCGGATCCGGAGGCGGAACCGCCGGATGCACATGGAACGGCGCATCCGTTCCCGCCGGGGATGCGATTCAGATTCGATCCTTCAGCACATGGATAGAGATATGGGAGGCCGTCACGCTGCTCCGGCCCGTGAGAACCATCAGGACCGTCCAGAGGGCCTGCAGGAAGAGAATCATCGACGGCTGCCAGAGCGCTTCCAGCCCCGCCAGGATGTCCGCCCGGCCGGGTGGGGCTTCGGCGGCGAACAGAAACGCCAGGCACAGGCCATAGCAGACACCGGCGAGGGCCATGACCTGGTAGGCGGAAAAGGATTGTCCGCCCCGGTAATCGGCCCGCAGGAACTCGGACAGGACCCGCCAGACCTGGGTGACCGACAGGGTCAGGAGGAACGCGGCGGTCCCGTGCCCGTCCAGGAAAAGGAGGATCCCGATGAGTCCCGCCGTCGTGTACAGCAGGGACGTCATTCCCTGGACGGGGACCACGGGGCATCCCTCGAGCCCGTGTGCATAGGCGATCTTCTTCGTCTCCCCCCGGAATGTGAAACGGAAAGGCCCGAGGATCTTCCGGACAAGGGGAGGAACGTCGGAGAGCGGCCTCCCATAGCAGCAGCCGAAACTGATGCAGGCCAGCCGGCCGATTCCTTCTCCCAGGGCATAGGAGATCGACATCGCCGCGAGAACCGCCATGACGTCGACCGGCCGGCCCAGCAGGCGCTCCGATCCGGCGCCGGCCATGAGGACGACCCAGGGCGCGGCCAGCATCCCGACAAAGGAAGCGCCGCCCACGGTGAAGGTATGCCGCTTGCCTTCGACCCATGTCGCAATCATGCGCGATGCGGGCACGCACACGATCAGGACGGCCAGGACCATGCAGACGGTCAGCGGTGGTGTCACCCCCACGGAGGCCATCAGGACCAGCATGACCGCCACGGCGAGGACGTACGCCGTCGCCGTGAAGAATCCGTACCAGGTCAGGTTCAGGCCGCTCCAGCGGCCGTCGGCCATCCGGTTCCCGGGGATGCAGGCGGCGATCTGCCAGGTTTCCGCGGGAAGCTTCCGGAAGCCCCAGAACAGGAGGGAATAGAGCGCACCTCCCAGGCCGAGGACAAAGACCGTGTTGCCGTTCATCCCGCGTTCCCCCCCAGGCCACTGCGATCTTTGGCCCTCCCCGGGCCTCCCGGGCCCGGTTTGCCCGTCTCCGGCATTCCCTCCCCGCGGGGGACCCGACGGGAGTCGGATGCCGTACGCGACCGGGACAAAATCCGCGAAGAATCCCCGTTCGATCCGATGTGCAATTCCGCGAGTTCCTGGCATTCCCGGCAAAGACGCGTCGTCGGTTCGGCAAGCAGCCTTCTCTCCGTAATGGTCGACCCGCAGATGACGCAGGTGCCGAAAAGCCCCTGGTCCATCCGCCGGATGGTTTCCTGGATCTCCTGAATCGCGTTCCATTCCCTTCCGCGAATGGTCAACTCCACCTGGCGGTCGTGTTCGAGGGCCGCATGATCGATCGGGTCGGCACTGTGTACACCGTTGTTCTTCATGTCGGAGACGGTGCGGCTGGCGGTTCCCTGGAGCCTGTCCAGCCTGGCAAGCAACTGATTCCTGATCTGCTTGATCCGGGAAGCATTCATTCATCCGCCTCCTTATGGAACGTGTGCGACGAACGGCATGCCGTGCCGATCCTGACGCGGACCGGGATCTCCGTCTCCGTGAGGGGCTGTCCGAATCCGCGGGTATAAATGCTGTCAATGCCGGGTCGCTTCATGTTCCAGACGATGTCATCGTCGAAGCGGACCCGGTCCCGCTCGAAAAGAAGCACCACGGTGCTGCTGCCGGGGCGGAAGAGGCTTTTCGGGCGGCCCCGTTTCAGGAACCGGTCCGCACCGACGGACAGGGGAGCGTTGTATCGCTCCTCGCTGTAACACTGGACGATGTCCCCGATCATCAGGGCGACGACCTCGATCATGGCCACCTTGCCCGCTCCGGTCCCGCCGGGCACGTCCGTGTCGATGACGGTGACGACCCTTTTGTTTTTCGAGAAGGGGCGCACCACGGAGACGACCGCCTCGGGATGGCAGGCGTGGTAATGCCCTTCGAGCGGATAGACGTCCAGGACCGTTCCCGCCGCCGGGACATGATTGTAGTGATACTTGTCCGGGGTGAGCCGGAAAACGGCGAAGGATCCCCCCTCGAAGGTCTCCCGCCATCGCCGCTTTCCCAGCAGCTCCTCCAGGTCGAAGAACTTGCCCTTGATGAAGAGACTGGAGTTCTCGTCGAGGGATCCCACCAGCATTCTCGAATCGGCCGGTGAAACGACGGCGGCGGGATCGTTCGGCGTCGGTCGGCACTCCCAGTAGCGGATCTTCCGCTCGAAGATTTTTTTCGGCGTATCGAGCCGGAGGGGCGGATCGAGGCATTCCCGCGGATCGATTCCGGCTCTTTTCATGAATTCCTCCGGATCGGCCAGTCTCCCGGTCAGGAATCCCTCGTAGTTGAAGAATCCCAGGAGCGACGACATGCGCCGGCCCGTCAGGGCGCGGAACAGGAAGGGAGCATGCTCCCGGAGGGGCGAATAGAGAAAACGAATGACCCGGTCTCCATAGAGTCTCTCCGCCTGAACGGCGCGGCTGTCCCGGTCAATATACTGATGCGACGGGGACGGACTCGGGGTCGAAAGGGTCCACCAGGGGCTGGTCATGCAGTTTGTCTTCATGGATCACAACCATCATTAAGAATAAGAGTTTCAGCAGAACGGGTTCCGGGGCCTTCTCTTCCAGAACGCTCCGCCGCGCCAGATCCAGATATTCCAGCGGATCCCCGTTTCCCAGGACGGCCCGCAGGGCCTCCCCGGATCCGGGCCTGAGAGGCCGGTCGGCCGCGCCCAGCGCCGCGACCTTCTCCTCCAGGAACCGGAAGGCCTCCGTCATGTGGCGGCCCCGCAGGTCCTGCCGGTAATAGGCCTCCGCGGCCCGATTGAAATCGCCCGCCGGCATGGCCAGCGGATGGGGGGCCTGCTTCCCCTTGAGGACGGCCCGGGTGATCTTTCCCGCCGCCCCCAGCCGCTCCGGGTCCTCCAGGCGTCGCTCCAGGTCAAGGATGGTTTCCTCGAATCCCAGCATTTCGATCAGGTCCGCCGCTTCCTCCCGGAGGACGTTCACCAGGGCTCTCCGGTACTCCAGGTTGTGGACCCGGATGTATCCCGGATACCGCCGGCTGGGGCGGGTCCTCTCCGTGCGGGCGAGAATCGCCATGAGAAACCGGTTGGCGCTGTCCTGGCGAACGAAGAACGTCGGAATGCCGATGGCGGCGCCGAATAGGATCTGCCGGCGTTCACTCTCGATGACGGGCGAATCGGGAATCCGGTCGTGGGTAACCATTCCCCCGGCGATGTATTTAAAGGCGAGACAATACAGCAGGTTCTGGAGATTGATCGCCCGGGCGGCGTCCTCCTCGAAGCTCTCGAAGAGGCTGTAATGCCGGGCCTCGAACCCGGAAAACCCCATCACATTGAACTCACGGAGCTTTTCCAGAAGGTAGAGGGACATCTTCGTGTCAAAGACGCCCAGGTCCTGGAGGTCGCGCTTCAGGCGCTCGCCATTGTGAAGCCGCCCGTCCAGGGCGGGGCTCCGCTCGGTGCTCAGGATCACCACCAGGTAATCGATCAGGCGGTAGTCTGGAATGAAGTCTCCCTTCAGGGAGAAGAGCCCGCGCAGGAAACGGTCCAGCCACAGGGGGCCGAAGGGGGTGACGGGACGGCCTAACACCCGGATGCCGGCCTTCTTCTGCCAACGCCGCCAGAGCATCCGCAGATGGGTGTAGTCGAGCTCGTGGGGAAGGAATCCCAGGGCCTTTTCGGGGTGAAAATCAAGAAAATCCATCCGGTAGGGAGCGGCGCTGTATGTTCCTACGAACAGAGGAAGAAAGTGCTCGACGATTTTGACGGCGAGGTCCCCCAGGTACTTTTCACAGGCGGCATGGAAGCCGGAGGATGGATCCGCCATGGCGGCGCCGATCCGTCGGCTTCCCATGCTGACATGGGTACCGTTGTTGGCGAGGCTTACGTTTGAGGTGTTGGGGAGCGTCACGAGATTGCTGGTCACGACGCCCGCCTCGCGAAGCTTTCCCACCGCGTTGAGCTGGCTGCGGCTGAGCACCCGGTGGCACAGGTGCATGTACTGGTGCTTTTCCTCTCCCCTGCTCCATCCGGAAAGGCAGGGACTCATGAACAGCTCGCGGTAGAAGGCGTCGGAGATGCAGTCGTTCAGCCTTTTCTGGCGGATCGGCGGATGCGGCGAATAGAACAGCATGGCCTTCTGCCCGCCGGAGGTCAGGCCGAACCTCTCGTTGGCGAACTGGACGAGAAGCTGCGTGAAGAGGTACCGGACGGCCATTTCCGCGGCAACGGCCCGGCCCATGCCCTCTTCCGGCCGCAGGGCGGTGATGGAAAAGGAAAAGGTCTCCGGCGACGTGTTGTCGTTCAGGAAATGATCCAGGAGCGCCAGCCCGGTCTCACGGACCGGTCCGGGCAGGTCCCTTCCCGAATCCATCGCCTCCGCCAGCGCCAGCTTCAGCAGGTAGCTCACGGGCACCCGGAGTTCCTGCCGGTTCCGGTGCACACAGACAAACCGGTCCGCGTCGCTTCGGTTTCCCAGGGAGGGATTCTCCTTGTCCGCCAGGAGATCCCGCTGCCAGACCCTCCAGGCGAACGGCCCGAGGGAGTCGGCGGGGAAGCCGACCCAGCTGTTTTCCCACAACTGATCCGTCCCGGAATCCAGGTAGCTCTCCAGGTCCGTGACCACCCTCTTCTTCGTGTCCCCGGCGGCGGCCCGGCGGAGCATGTTGGTGAAATAATTGGAGGCCTCGATGGTCAGCGGCAGATCCACGTTGCTTCTCTGGCCGACCACGGCGGCCTGGAGCTCCGTCTCGCTTCCCGCCGTTGCATCGTAGCGGGCGAACGGAAGTGTCTCGACGTCCGTTCCGTTCACACCGGTGCGGACGCCCAGCATGGCCGTCATGCGGGCCTGCGACGGGATGCCGCTCGGTTCCTGGTCGATTTGAAAAACCTTGACGCCCGTGCTGTTCTGAAAACGGCTCATGACTCCTCCTGCATCGGTTGCGGGAACCCTACAGAAGAAATGTGACAGGTCGATGAAGGCCAGGCGTCTTTCCTGTGAAATCTATGGGTTGCCGCGTGGCCGCACACGTCACCAACCTTTCATCCCCCTGTCATCCTCACGAGACAATTCTTCCATACACTGGATCCCGTCATTACCTCGCCGGACGCAACGGACGAACGGACCGTGACTCCCTGGGAGTCTCGACGACATCCGTGCGAACCCGTGCAGAACAAGGAAAAGGAGAACCATTTCGAAATGAGTTCCTGGATGCAGAGACTGTCCCGGCATTACGAGCGGATGCGCGGCCGCCACCCTGATGACGAGGTCATGATCCTCTTCGACATCGACGGCACGATCCTCGACTCCCGCTATATGATTCACCACACCCTCCAGTCCTACGACCGGGTGAACGGCACGGACTGGTTTGCGGATCTTGCCGTCGAGGATGTTACGGCCAGCGAGAGCCAGGTGGAGCAGCTTCTGGAATCGATGGGCATCCACAGTGCTTTGCAGGAGGGCATCCTGGCCTGGTACACGGAGCGGTGCTGGACACAGGACAATATCCTGCGATCCCATCGCCCTTTTGCAGGGGTCATGGACGTCATCCGCTGGTTCGAGATCCAGCCCCGGACCCACGTAGGTCTCAACACCGGCCGCCCCGAGCAGATCAGGCAGGAAACGCTGCTTTCGCTCAACAATATCGGCAGGGAATACAAGGTGAGGTTCCTGAGCGAACACCTATTCATGAACCGGCGCGGCTGGAACGAGGGGATCCTGGAGGAAAAGGCGGAGGGCATTCGCCATTTCCAGGGAAAAGGATACCGCGTGATCGCGTTTGTGGACAACGAACCGGAAAATCTGCAGGCGGTCGCAGAATTGGGCAACGACGAGATCCTGCTCCTGCACGCCCGCACAATCTTCCGCTCCCGGCGCGATCAGCTCCCGTTGCGGACAGTGGAGGGCCGGGCTTACGACATCACGGATCTGGTACCGGAAAAATCGCTTCCGAGGCACGTTCAGTTCGTCTGGCACGGCGTGAACGACGAGGCCAACCTGAGGCAGTTCATGGCCTCCGGCATCGAGTGGGCCGAATGCGACGTGCGTTTCGATCCGGACGGCGAGCGGGTTATCCTGCGCAACGACTCCTTCCGGGAAACGCCGTCCGATCCCGACGAGACGTTCATCCGACTCGAGAATATCCTCGAAAAATGCCGGGAAGGAGGGAAATCCCTCAAACTGGACCTGAAGGAAAACGGGCACCTGCTTGACCGCGTCCTCACGATCCTGAGAAACACGGGCATGCCGACGCACCGCGTTTGGTTCAACGGGACCGTCGAGATGCTGCAGAAAGAAGGTTTCCGCAAGCTTTCGGAGGCGTTCCCGGGATCCGTCATCCAGTGCCCCGTCGATTTTCTCGTTCCCCTCATCATTGGCGCCCCGACCCGGGCACTGTCCGTCCTGGACACCCTTCACGGCTGGGGCATCAACCGTTTCTCCGTCAACTGGAGGGCGTCCGAGAAGCACGACATCATCGACAGGCTGGAGAAGTGGGGCTACGAATTGAACATCTACAATGTGCCCGACCTCGAAGCATTCCTCAAGGCCGTCGTGCTGCTCCCCCGGTCGGTCACATCGGACTTCAACTTCCCGAAATGGCACTACTACGGACGGGGCCCCGGACCCGGGCAGAGGCATTTTGAATATTCCATCGTCCATGCACCGGAGATTCCGGCCTTCTGAGCGCGAGGTCCATCCTGCAAACGGATCCTTCCGTCGAAACCCGCCTTCCGGCGCCGCCCCGACCGACCTTCCGGCCGTTTCTCCGGATCTCATCCACCCCGGGCATCCCGGGACGACTTCCCGCGCGGACGGTCCTGCGGGTCTGTCCGCTTCATCCCTTCAACCGAGGAGGAACATGATTCCATGGTAAAATTGTTTGTTCTCGACACGAACGTGCTGCTCCACAACCCGGGATCCCTCTTTTCCTTCGAGGACAATGAGGTCGTCATCCCCATCGCGGTCATCGAGGAGATCGACAACCAGAAGCGCAGGCAGGATGAAATCGGGCGCAACGCCCGCGTCGTGTCCCAGGAGCTTGACAAAATGCGCGGGTCGGGATGCCTTTCCACAGGCATTCCGCTTCCCCGGGGAGGACGGCTGCGCATCGAACTCAACCACCAGGAATGCTGCGAAGAATTCCCACCCGGTTTCGACCCCCGCAAGACGGACAACCGGATTCTTTCCGTGGCCTGGAGCCTGAACCGGGACTTCCCGGGGCGGGTCTTCCTGGTCTCGAAGGACCTCAACCTGCGCGTCAAATCCGACGTCCTGGGCATCCCGGCCCAGGATTTCTACGGCGACAAGATCAACTACCATGAGCTCTATACGGGATGGGGCATGGCGGATGTGACGTCGGAAGAGCTCGATACCTTCTTCCGGGAAGGACACCTCGAAATGAACGGCCGCGGTCCCGGCCGGCCCAACCAGTTCTTCGTGCTGAAAGACCCCGTCTCCCCTTCCCGGTCGGCGCTGTCGCGCTTTTTCCGCGGAGAGCTGCGGCCGCTGGTCCACGGGGAAAGCACGAACCAGGGCATCAAGGCGCGCAACAAGGAACAGCGGTTCGCCCTGGAGCTGCTGCTCAACGACCAGGTCCGGGTGGCGACCCTCGTGGGACTCGCCGGAACGGGAAAGACGCTCCTGGCCATCGCCGTCGGCCTTGAGAAGGTCATGGAACAGAAGGCCTATGCGCGCCTGCTGATCACCCGTCCCGTCATTCCGCTCGGCAACGACCTGGGATTTCTCCCGGGCTCCAAGGAAGAGAAGCTCAGGCCCTGGATGCAGCCCATCTACGACAACCTGGAGTTCATCTTCAGCAACAACCAGGAGCCGCACCGGATCATCGAGCACATCATGGACCGCGGCCTCCTCGAGATGGAGGCCCTGGCCTATATCCGGGGGCGGAGCATCCCCAGGCAGTTCATCATCTGCGACGAAGCGCAGAACCTGACCCCGCACATGATCAAAACGCTGATCACCCGTGTGGGCGAAGGCACGAAGATCGTCTTCACGGGCGACCCGGAACAGATCGACCACCCCTATCTCGACTCCAGCAGCAACGGCCTGAGTTATCTCGTGGAGCACTTAAAGGACGAGGAGATCGCCGGCCATGTCACCCTCGTCAAGGGGGAGCGCTCCCAGGTGGCGGAGATGGGGGCACGGCTCCTGTAGGGGAGGCGGCAGGGGACGGGAGGAGGGAAACGCCCGGCGGGCCGTGTCCGGAACCTGTGCCGCCGGCCGTCCGCGGAACCCGAACCGGCTTGGGGAGTTCCAGCCTCGCCCCCGGCGGCCCGACGACGCCGCTCCGGAGTCCGGTCATGCGCACAGGTTTTGCAGGATTGCCTTCAGGTTGTCCACGGACTCTCCCGTGTATTCGAAATAGCGGCTTCGCAGCTCCGAGATCAGGAGGCCGTCGTACGAGCCGGCAAAGGTCTTCAGGATCGCCTCGAAGGGGATTCCGCCCCAGCCCACGGGCATATGGAGGTCGCCGCGTCCGAAGGGGACGAGATGGGTCTGCTGCTTTTCCGTGTAGTAGACGGGATGGCCGAAATTGTCGTGGATGTGCACGTGGCCGATGAATTCCCGGATCGCCGCCGTCTCTTCGACGGGATCGAAACCGTAGTGCGCCGCCGCCAGGAAGAGATGGCCGACGTCCAGGGTGATGCGGACATTCGGCCTGGCGACGCGGACGACCTGATCCAGGAGCACCCGGGGCTGCTCGGCGTAGCAGTACGGGGAATGGTACAGGTAGGGCCGCGCGTTCTCGATGCAGATGCAGACGGCGGGAAATTCGTCGGCGAGATCCCGGAGGGTCCGGGCCTCCCGTTCGAGCAGATCCCGTCTTTCCTCCTCCGACAGCATCCGGCAGCCGGGAATGGCGAACTGCTCCTCGGACACGTACCGGCCGGCATGATAGACCGCCACACCGGCGCCGATCTCCGAGGCAAACTCCAGGCTGGACCGGAACACCCGTTCATGGAGATCCCGGTTGTCTTCGTCCATCAGGTTGAGCGGATTGGGCGTGTGAACGCTGTATGCAAACCCGTAATCCCATAGGATTGCCTTCATTTCCTCGAGCCGCCCGCGATGGAGGCGCCCGTGAACGACGGCGTCAAGTCCGTGAACGGGCAACTCCACCGCCTCCAGCCCCAGAGCGGCAAATTCGTCGAGGTCGCGGCGGAGCTTCTCCGGTTGCCCGTCGACCCGAATCTCGTCAATCTTGCTTCCCGTTTCAAGCATGTCGGAAAATCTCCCTTCCCCCGATGTATGTCTTTTGGACGCGGTGAATCCCGCCGTCGTTCCGGACCAGGACCAGGTCCGCCGCCTTGCCCTCCTCGAGCGAACCCGTCTCGCCGGCGATCCCGAGGGACCGCGCCGGCAGAAGGCTGGCCATGTTCACGGCCCGGTGCAGGGGAAGGATGCCCAGTCCGTCCAGCATGAAGACGGCGTGCAGTATGCTCATGGGCGCGTAGTCGGAGCAGAGGATGTCGCCGCAGCCCTCCATGATCGCGTCCCGGGCGCTCAGGTTCCGCGCCTGGGAATTGCCCCGGACGATGTTGGGCGCCCCCAGGCAGACGTAGAGGCCCTTCTCGCGGGCGGCGCGGAGGGCATCGAGATTGACGGGAAACTCGGTAATCCCGATGCCCTGTTCACAGAGCCACTCGATTTTGTCCCGGCAGTCGTCGTCGTGGGAGGCCATCGGAACGCCGAACCGGCGGCAGGACTGGACGATCCGCTCGATGTTCGCCTTCACGTGGCTGCGGGCCTTCCGCTTGCGGTCGATGATGGCGCGGATCTCCTCGTCCGTCTTTCCGTAGACGGCCTGATAGTAATTCCGGAAAGACACCACTTCGCGAAACTGCCCCTGTCCCGGCGAATGGTCCATGAGGGACAGGAGCTGGATCTTCCCGTTCTCCAGCAGCGACTCCAGTTCCGGCATCGCCGCGCCGTCGGTGATCTCGAACCGGGCATGGACCCGGGTCCGAACATGAAGCCGCTCCGCCCGATCCCGGATCGTCGAGATGATGCCGGCGGCCATGCGGTTGGACCGGACCCCGATCTCGTCCTCTGCGAAGGAGATGGAATGGTAGATCGTCGTCACCCCGCAGGCGGCCAGCTTCTTGTCGAGCTCGTACAGGACGATGTCCAGGGGGAAGAAGGCGTTGGGCCGGGGCTCGATGTCCTTTTCCAGCGCGTCGCTGTGCATG
Coding sequences:
- a CDS encoding prolipoprotein diacylglyceryl transferase; translation: MNGNTVFVLGLGGALYSLLFWGFRKLPAETWQIAACIPGNRMADGRWSGLNLTWYGFFTATAYVLAVAVMLVLMASVGVTPPLTVCMVLAVLIVCVPASRMIATWVEGKRHTFTVGGASFVGMLAAPWVVLMAGAGSERLLGRPVDVMAVLAAMSISYALGEGIGRLACISFGCCYGRPLSDVPPLVRKILGPFRFTFRGETKKIAYAHGLEGCPVVPVQGMTSLLYTTAGLIGILLFLDGHGTAAFLLTLSVTQVWRVLSEFLRADYRGGQSFSAYQVMALAGVCYGLCLAFLFAAEAPPGRADILAGLEALWQPSMILFLQALWTVLMVLTGRSSVTASHISIHVLKDRI
- a CDS encoding TraR/DksA family transcriptional regulator, which gives rise to MNASRIKQIRNQLLARLDRLQGTASRTVSDMKNNGVHSADPIDHAALEHDRQVELTIRGREWNAIQEIQETIRRMDQGLFGTCVICGSTITERRLLAEPTTRLCRECQELAELHIGSNGDSSRILSRSRTASDSRRVPRGEGMPETGKPGPGGPGRAKDRSGLGGNAG
- a CDS encoding phosphatidylserine decarboxylase produces the protein MKTNCMTSPWWTLSTPSPSPSHQYIDRDSRAVQAERLYGDRVIRFLYSPLREHAPFLFRALTGRRMSSLLGFFNYEGFLTGRLADPEEFMKRAGIDPRECLDPPLRLDTPKKIFERKIRYWECRPTPNDPAAVVSPADSRMLVGSLDENSSLFIKGKFFDLEELLGKRRWRETFEGGSFAVFRLTPDKYHYNHVPAAGTVLDVYPLEGHYHACHPEAVVSVVRPFSKNKRVVTVIDTDVPGGTGAGKVAMIEVVALMIGDIVQCYSEERYNAPLSVGADRFLKRGRPKSLFRPGSSTVVLLFERDRVRFDDDIVWNMKRPGIDSIYTRGFGQPLTETEIPVRVRIGTACRSSHTFHKEADE
- a CDS encoding PhoH family protein; its protein translation is MVKLFVLDTNVLLHNPGSLFSFEDNEVVIPIAVIEEIDNQKRRQDEIGRNARVVSQELDKMRGSGCLSTGIPLPRGGRLRIELNHQECCEEFPPGFDPRKTDNRILSVAWSLNRDFPGRVFLVSKDLNLRVKSDVLGIPAQDFYGDKINYHELYTGWGMADVTSEELDTFFREGHLEMNGRGPGRPNQFFVLKDPVSPSRSALSRFFRGELRPLVHGESTNQGIKARNKEQRFALELLLNDQVRVATLVGLAGTGKTLLAIAVGLEKVMEQKAYARLLITRPVIPLGNDLGFLPGSKEEKLRPWMQPIYDNLEFIFSNNQEPHRIIEHIMDRGLLEMEALAYIRGRSIPRQFIICDEAQNLTPHMIKTLITRVGEGTKIVFTGDPEQIDHPYLDSSSNGLSYLVEHLKDEEIAGHVTLVKGERSQVAEMGARLL
- a CDS encoding sugar phosphate isomerase/epimerase, whose amino-acid sequence is MLETGSKIDEIRVDGQPEKLRRDLDEFAALGLEAVELPVHGLDAVVHGRLHRGRLEEMKAILWDYGFAYSVHTPNPLNLMDEDNRDLHERVFRSSLEFASEIGAGVAVYHAGRYVSEEQFAIPGCRMLSEEERRDLLEREARTLRDLADEFPAVCICIENARPYLYHSPYCYAEQPRVLLDQVVRVARPNVRITLDVGHLFLAAAHYGFDPVEETAAIREFIGHVHIHDNFGHPVYYTEKQQTHLVPFGRGDLHMPVGWGGIPFEAILKTFAGSYDGLLISELRSRYFEYTGESVDNLKAILQNLCA
- a CDS encoding alpha-D-ribose 1-methylphosphonate 5-triphosphate diphosphatase — encoded protein: MKEPVDFIIENARIVTPEGTLDGASASIRQGRLYKIRDGFIGNGGARIDADGSWLLPGLIDMHSDALEKDIEPRPNAFFPLDIVLYELDKKLAACGVTTIYHSISFAEDEIGVRSNRMAAGIISTIRDRAERLHVRTRVHARFEITDGAAMPELESLLENGKIQLLSLMDHSPGQGQFREVVSFRNYYQAVYGKTDEEIRAIIDRKRKARSHVKANIERIVQSCRRFGVPMASHDDDCRDKIEWLCEQGIGITEFPVNLDALRAAREKGLYVCLGAPNIVRGNSQARNLSARDAIMEGCGDILCSDYAPMSILHAVFMLDGLGILPLHRAVNMASLLPARSLGIAGETGSLEEGKAADLVLVRNDGGIHRVQKTYIGGREIFRHA